ACGACCCCGCCGCCCCCGATGGCCAGCGGGCCCGCGCCCATGCCGCGCCGGTCCGACACCTGGGACGTGTCGAGGCGGGCACCGCTGCGGAACCGCATGGGGCAACGAGGGTAGCCAAGTGCGCCCGACGGAGTGCTGCCGCCCTGCGGCCGGCTGCCCGGTCGGCGCTCAGGTCAGGTCTCGGAGGCCGCCCTCTGGTCGAGCCAGCGGCGCAGGCCGGCAGCGTTGGAGTGAACCCCGTTGAGAACCTCGACCCGGGCGTGGGACGCGCCGAAGGCGTCCATCAGGGCGGCGTCGACATCGGCCCCGGCCTGCCAGGCCCGTTCCGCCACCTCGGCCCACTGCCGCAACGAGCCCTCGGCCTCGTCCAAGAGGTCCTGGGGCCGGCCCGGGACGACGCCGAAGTGGGCCAGGGCCAGCGCGTGCGGGCGCCGCTGGGCGAAGCGGCCCAGCGAGGCCAGCGCCAGTTCGAGGTCGAAGTCGGGGGGCGGCGTGGCCGGCCGCAACACGCCCACGTCGGGCAGGCGTACACCCACGGCGTCGCCTGCGAACAGCAGTCCGCTGGCCTCGTCGTGCAGGGCCAGGTGGTGCTTGGCGTGGCCCGGGGAGTGGACGGCGGTGAGCGTTCCCACCCGCTCGCCGTCCCCCAGGGCCTGGATGCGCTCGGCCGGGGTGGGGGCCAGCCGTCCGTACAGCGAGTCGAGCAGGTCGCCGTACACCCGACCGGCCGAGCTGACCAGCCGGGAGGGGTCGGCCAGGTGCCGGGCCCCCAGGGGGTGCACGTGGACCGACGCCCCCGGGAAAGCCGCAGCTACGTCGCCTACGCCGCCGGCGTGGTCGAGGTGGATGTGGGTCACGACGATGGCGCCGAGGTCGGTCGGCCCCACCCCCAGCTCGTCGAGGGCGGCCAGGACGGTCGGGACCGAGCTCTGGCTGCCCGTCTCCACCAGGACAGGGGGAGGGCCCATGACCAGGTAGCCGGCCGTCACCCGTTCCCAGCCCCCCAGCAGGGTGTCGATCTGGAACACACCGGGTGCCACCTCGACGGCCATCGGCCCGAGGCTAGGGCAGGCGTGCCCCGTGCCCGTAACCGGTCGAGCCGCCGTGCCGGTGTACCCAACGGGCCGGGACTGGCGCGTTCCGCACACCGGTTGGGCGGGGTCGGCGCCCGGCCTCGGGCTACGGTTGACCGGTGAGAGCGATCGGGGTGGGGTTGGCAGCGCTCGTTCTCGTCCTGGCCGGGGCGGCGTGCAGCGACGGCAACTTCGCCGACTTCACGGGCGGGCCGACGACCACCGCCGGGCCCGGGGGCACGACTTCGGTCCCCGGTACCGGTCCTACGACCACCGACGGCCAGGGCGTGACCACGACCACCGCTGAGCCCGGCCCCACGACCACCCGGGCCACAACCCCCACGTCCCTGCCCATCCCCACCGCCCCCGACCCGACTGTGCCGGGCACGGGCGGGCCGGTGGCCACCGACCTTTCCGCCTTCCCGTCGTGTGACTCGGGCCAGCCCCTGGTGCGCCTGTCCTGGGCCCCGTCGGGCAGCGGGGAGCAGTCGATCGTGATCTCGGTCCGGCCCGACAGGCTCGACCCGGCCAACGCCACCACCACCCAGACCCTGGCGGCCAATCGTGGCAGCTACGACTTGCGCGAGACCCAGGCGGGGGCGATCTACTACTGGCGGGTGCTGACCAGCCAGGGGGGCCAGTGGCTGCCCAGCGTCACCGCCCAGTTCAGCGGCCCGACCTGCTGACCGGCCCGGTGTGGCGCCAGGCCCACAGCAGCAGGGGGACCTGGAGGGGCACCCGCAGCCAGGCCACGGCCGGCGAGCCGGTCACCGGGCCGCCGCCCGGCAGGCCGCCGTCGAGGGCCATCTGGAAGTTGGCCGGCCACACTGCCAGCAGGACGGCGAAGGTGAGCCACGCTCCCGCCCGGCGGGTGCGCGGGACGGCCAGCAGCACGGCGGCCGTCATCTCGACCATGCCCGACGCGGCCACGGCCAGTTCTGCCTGGCCGGCCAGGGGCCGGGGCACGATCTGCTCGTAGGGCCGAGGGGCGGCGAAGTGCAGGGCGCCGGCGGCCGCCATGAGCACGGCCAGGGCCAGGCGGGAACGGGGCGACGACCCCCGCCGGAGCAGGCCGCCGCTGGGGGCCGGTGTCAGGGAGCCACGGCCCCGGTGGCCCGGAACTCGGCCGCCTTCTCCTTCATGCCCAGCTCGATGGCCTGCTCCTCCCCGACGCCGTGGGCGGCGGCGTAGTCGCGCACGTCCTGGCTGATGCGCATGGAGCAGAACTTGGGCCCGCACATCGAGCAGAAGTGGGCCTGCTTGGCCGGGGCCGCGGGCAGGGTCTGGTCGTGGAACGAGCGGGCGGTGTCGGGGTCGAGGGCGAGGTCGAACTGGTCCTCCCACCGGAACTCGAACCGGGCCTTGGACAGGGCGTCGTCCCACTCCTGGGCGCGGGGGTGGCCCTTGGCCAGGTCGGCGGCGTGGGCCGCGATCTTGTAGGCGATCACGCCCTGCTTGACGTCGTCGCGGTCGGGCAGGCCGAGGTGCTCCTTGGGCGTCACGTAGCAGAGCATGGCCGTGCCGTACCAGCCGATCATGGCCGCCCCGATGGCCGAGGTGATGTGGTCGTAGCCGGGGGCCACGTCGGTCGTCAGCGGGCCCAGGGTGTAGAACGGCGCCTCGTGGCACAGCTCCAGTTGGAGCTCCATGTTCTCGCGGATCTTGTGCATGGGTACGTGGCCCGGGCCCTCGATCATCACCTGCACGTCGTGGCCCCACGCCACCTTGGTCAGCTCGCCCAGGGTGGCCAGCTCGGCCAACTGGGCCTGGTCGTTGGCGTCGTAGATCGAGCCTGGCCGCAGGCCGTCGCCCAGCGAGAAGGCCACGTCGTAGGCCGCCATGATCTCGCACAGCTCCTCGAAGTGGGTGTAGAGGAAGTTCTCCTGGTGATGGGCCAGGCACCAGGCGGCCATGATCGAACCGCCCCGGCTGACGATCCCGGTCATGCGCTTGGCCGTCATGGGCACGTAGGCCAGGCGTACCCCGGCGTGCACCGTGAAGTAGTCGACGCCCTGCTCGCACTGCTCGACGATCGTGTCGCGGTACATCTCCCAGGTCAGCTCGGCGGGCTGGCCGTCGACCTTCTCCAACGCCTGGTAGATCGGGACCGTGCCGATGGGCACCGGCGAGTTGCGGATGACCCATTCCCGGGTCGTGTGGATGTCGGCCCCGGTCGACAGGTCCATCACCGTGTCGGCACCCCAGCGGGTGGCCCACCGCAGTTTGTCGACCTCGTCGGCGATCGACGACGAGACCGACGAGTTGCCGATGTTGGCGTTGATCTTGACCAGGAAGTTGCGCCCGATGGCCATGGGCTCGGACTCGGGGTGGTTGACGTTGGACGGGATGATGGCCCGCCCCCGGGCCACCTCGTCACGGACGAACTCGGGGTCGAGCCCCTCCCGCCGGGCCACGAACGCCATCTCCTCGGTGATCACCCCGCGGCGGGCGTAGTGGAGCTGGGTGACCGTGCGGCCGGCCCGGGCCCGCAAGACCGTGGGCGCCTCGCCCGCCGCCCCGGTAGCCCCGGCCCCGCCCGCGCCGTTGCCGTTGGCCCGGCGGGCGGCGGCCCGGCCGTCGTCGCGCACCGTGGGGCGGCGACCCTCGTAGGCCTCCACGTCGCCCCGGCCCTCGACCCACGGCCGGCGCAGGGCGGGCAGGCCCGCGGCGGGGTCGTGGTCAGGCCCCGCCGGCCCACTGGTGTCGTACAGCCGCACTGCCGACCCGTCGGTCAGCGACACCTCGGTGAACGGCACTCCCTCGGCGTAGACCTTGCGCCGCATGGTTCTCCCTTCGCCGGCATTACCCGGACAGGTTCAGACGGTCGGCGCCGGCAGAGGCGCCCTCTCAGCCCGGTCCGTCCGGGCTCCCGTGTCTCACCCCCGAGCGTAGCGGCCCGAGGCCGCCGCCCGTCCTTGTAGGATTCTTGCCGCTGAGCGGCAAGAAATATACCGAGAGTGGGCGGTGCCGGAGGGCGGCGGGCCGCAGGTAGCCTCGCCTCGTGCCGCCGACGCCGCCGTTCCTCGCCGCCTGCCGGGGTGAGCCGGTCGAGCGCACGCCGGTGTGGTTCATGCGCCAGGCGGGGCGGTGCCTGCCCGAGTACCGGGCCATCAGGGAACGCTACGGGATGCTCGACATCGTGCGGTCGCCCGAACTGGCGGCCGAGGTCACCATGCAGCCGGTGCGGCGGCTGGGGGTCGACGCCGCCATCTTGTTCTCCGACATCATCGTGCCGCTGGTCGGGATCGGTCTCGACATCGCCCTGGAGGCGGGGACCGGCCCGGTGGTGGCCGAGCCGTTCCGCGCGGCGGCCGACCTGGCCCGGCTACGGCCCCTCCAACCCGAGGCCGACGTGCCGTATGTGGCCGAGACCGTCCGCCTGCTGGTCAAAGAGCTCGACGTGCCCCTCATCGGGTTCGCGGGTGGGCCGTTCACCCTGGCCAGCTACCTGATCGAGGGCGGGCCGTCGAAGACCCACGCCCGCACCAAGTCCCTGATGTTCGGCGACCCGGAGACCTGGGCCGCCCTCACCGGCGCCCTGGCCGACCTGGCGGTGGCGTCGCTGCGGGCCCAGGTGGGCGCGGGGGCAGCGGCCGTGCAGGTTTTCGACTCGTGGGCCGGCCAGCTCGCCCCTGCCGACTACGCCCGCTACGTGCTGCCCGCCAGCCGCCGGCTGTTCGAGGGGCTGGCTGACCTGGCCGTCCCCCGTGTCCACTTCGGGGTCGGCACCGGCCAGCTCCTCGAGCTGATGGCCCAGGCGGGGGCGGACGTGGTGGGCGTCGACTGGCGGGTGCCGCTCGACGAGGCCCGCCACCGCCTGGGACCGGCCCGGGCCGTGCAGGGCAACCTCGACCCCGTCCGCCTGCTGGCCGGGCCCGAGGCGGTGGCCGAGGGGGTGGCCGACGTGCTCGCCCGCAACGGCGGCCGTCCTGGTCACGTGTTCAACCTCGGGTGGGGCGTCCTGCCCGACACCAACCCCGACGTGCTGGCCCGGGTGGTCGAGCTGGTCCATGGGGATTGACGGCCCGCCCGTAGGCGTCCTGCTGATGGCCTACGGCACGCCGGCCACCCCCGCCGACGTCGAGGCCTACTACACCCACGTGCGCCGGGGCCGCCCCCCGACGGCCGAGCAGCTCGCCGACCTCCAGCGCCGCTACGAGGCCATCGGCGGCACGTCGCCCCTGCTCGAGCGCACCCGGGCGCAGGCCGCCGCCCTGGCCGCCGAGCTGGGCCCGGGGTTCGTCGTCGAACTGGGCATGAAGCACGCACCGCCGTTCGTCGAGGACGGGGCCACCGCCCTGGCCGCCGCCCGGGTGGACCGGGTGGTCGGGCTGGTCCTCGCTCCCCACTTCTCCCGCCTGTCGGTGGGTGAGTACGCCGAACGGGCCCGACGGGCGGTCTCGCTCAAGGGCCTGCGCTTCGCAATGGTCGACTCGTGGTTCCGCGAGCCCGGTTACCTCGACCTGCTGGCCGGGGCCCTGGCCGGCCTGCCCGTCGACCTGGGCGAGGTCGAGGTGGTGTTCACGGCCCACAGCCTGCCGGTACGCATCCTGGCCGAGGGCGACCCCTATCCCGAGCAGTTGCGCCAGACGGCCGACGCGGTGGCCGTCCGGGCCGGCCTGTCCTCGTGGTCGGTGGGCTGGCAGAGCGCAGGGCGCACACCCGAGCCGTGGATCGGCCCCGACATCCTCGACGTGCTGCGCGCCCGGGCCGTGCCGTCGGTGGCCGGCGTCGCGAGCCGGGGGGTGGTGGTGTGCCCTGCCGGGTTCGTTTCCGACCACCTCGAGGTGCTCTACGACCTCGACGTCGAAGCCGCCCGGCTGGCCGCCGACCTGGGGCTGGCGTTCACCCGCACCCCCATGCCCAACGACCACCCGGTGCTGGCCGCGACCCTGGCCGAGGTGGTGCGCCGGCGTGCCGACGCCTGAGGGCCACGTCTCGATCGTCGGCGGGGGGATCACCGGGCTGGCCACGGCCTGGTACCTGCGCCAGTACGCCCCGGGTCTGGCCGTCACGGTGTGGGACGCGTCGGACCGCCTCGGTGGCAAGTTGCGCACCGGTTCGCTCGACGGGGTGGCCGTGGAGGCCGGCCCCGACACGTTCCTGGCCCGGGTGCCGTGGGCCGTCGAGTTGTGCCGCGCCCTGGGCCTGGAGGACGAACTGGTGGCCCCCGCCACCGGCCGGGCCTACATATGGACGCGTGGCCGCCTGCGCCCCATCCCCGAGGGCACGGTGCTCGGCGTCCCCGCTCGCCTCGACCCCCTGGCCCGTTCCGGCATCGTGTCCCCGGCCGGGCTGGCCCGCGCCGCCCTCGACCTCGTCCTGCCGACCAGCGGGCCCGCGGCCGGCGGGGTGGCGGGGGCTGATCGGTCGGTGGCGGACGTGGTGGGGGGGCGGCTGGGCCGGGAGGTCGTCGACCGGCTGGTCGACCCGCTGATCGGAGGCATCCACGCCGGTCGGGCCGACCGGCTCAGCCTGGCCGCGGTCGCCCCCCAGGTGGCCGGCCCGGCCGCCCACGGCGGGAGCCTCATGCGTGCCCTGCGCGGGTCGCTGCCCCCGCCCACTCCCACCCCGGCGGCCCGGGCCGGGCCCGAGGGCTACGGCACACCTGGCGGGCCGCTGTTCCTCGGGCTGCGGGGTGGAATCGAGCGGCTGGTCGAGCGGCTGGTGGAACGGCTGGGGGGGCCCGAGCTACGCCTCGGCGCGCCCGTCCGGTCCCTCGACGACCTGGGCCGGGGGCCGGTCGTCCTCACGGTGCCCGCCTTCGCGGCCGCCCCGCTGATCGAGCCCCGCTCGGCGGACGCCGCCGGCGAACTGGCCGCCATCACCTACGCGTCGGTCGTCACCGTCACCCTGGCCTACGGCGAGGACGCGCTGGCCTCCGGGCCCCTCGACGGCAGCGGGTTCCTCGTGCCCCGGGTCGACGGGCGCCTCATCACGGCGTGTACGTGGCTCACCTCGAAGTGGCCCCATCTGGCCGAGGGCCGCCCGGGGTTGGTCCTGCTGCGGGCCTCGGCCGGGCGTGCCGGCGACGACCGGGCCATGGAGCTCGACGACGCCGAACTGGTCGACCGGGTACACGCCGAGCTGGTCGAGGCCATGGGGCTGCGGTCCGCGCCCCGGTCCCACTTCTTGACCCGCTGGCCCCGGGCGTTCCCCCAGTACGACGTCGGCCATCAGGCGAGGGTGGCCCGGATCGAGTCTGCCCTGGCGGCCGACGCCCCCGGGGTCACGGTGGCCGGGGCCGCCTACCGGGGGGTAGGGATCGCCGCGTGCATCCAGCAGGCCCGCCAGGCGGCCTTGTCGCTGGCCGGCGGCTGAGGCCTCGATCGACCGGATGTCGGCCGTTCCGGCCCCGGTCGGATGTGGCGATCTGGCCGGCATGTGCAAGGGCCGGGGCACCGAGGGCAGCATTGGGCACCTGACGCCGCGCTAGGTCATCAGTGCCGTCAACCAGCCTTCGTCTGCCCCGCCGCGCCGAGCGCGAACACACCAGCTCCTACGCTCGGGGCGATGAGCAGCGCGACGGTCCTCGTACGCAGCCCGTTCGACGGGCAGGTAGTCGGGGAGGTGGCGGCCCACGGCCCCGGTGACGTCGACCGGGCCGTGAGCGCCGCTCAGGCGGCACTCGACGGCTGCCCCCTACCGCCGTGGGAACGGGCCGAGGTACTGGAGCGGGCGGCGCGCCTGTTGGCCGACCCCGGCCGTTCCGAGGCGCTGGCCCGGACCATCGCGGCCGAGTCGGCCAAGCCCCTCAAGACGGCCCGGGTGGAGGCTCGCCGGGCGGTGACGACCTTCACGGCCGGGGTCAGCGCGGCCCGCACGCTGACCGGGGACATGGTGCCGATCGACGCCGCCGAGATCGGCCAGGGGCGGCTGGCGTTCACCCTGCGGTTGCCGATCGGTGTGGTGGGGGCCATCACCCCGTTCAACTTCCCCCTCAACCTGGTGGCCCACAAGCTGGCCCCGGCCATCGCCGCCGGTTGCCCGGTGGTGCTCAAGCCGGCGTCGCAGACCCCCCTCACAGCCCTGGCCCTGGCCGACTTGCTGGCCGAGGCCGGCCTGCCCGACGGCCACTTGGCGGTGGTCACGGGATCGGGGGCCACGGTGGGCTCGGCCCTGGTGGAGCACCCCGGGGTCGCCTACCTGACCTTCACCGGGTCGGGCGAGGTGGGGTGGGACCTCCGGGCCCGGGCCGGGCGCAAGAAGGTCGCCCTCGAGCTCGGCAACAACTCGCCCGTCGTGATCGAGGCCGACGGCGACTGGCAGCGGGCAGCCCGCACGATCTCGGTCGCCGGTTTCGCCCACGCCGGCCAGTCGTGCGTGTCGACCCAGCGGGTCTACGTGCACCGGTCGGTCGCCGGCCCGTTCTGCGACCT
This genomic interval from Actinomycetota bacterium contains the following:
- a CDS encoding MBL fold metallo-hydrolase — protein: MAVEVAPGVFQIDTLLGGWERVTAGYLVMGPPPVLVETGSQSSVPTVLAALDELGVGPTDLGAIVVTHIHLDHAGGVGDVAAAFPGASVHVHPLGARHLADPSRLVSSAGRVYGDLLDSLYGRLAPTPAERIQALGDGERVGTLTAVHSPGHAKHHLALHDEASGLLFAGDAVGVRLPDVGVLRPATPPPDFDLELALASLGRFAQRRPHALALAHFGVVPGRPQDLLDEAEGSLRQWAEVAERAWQAGADVDAALMDAFGASHARVEVLNGVHSNAAGLRRWLDQRAASET
- the thiC gene encoding phosphomethylpyrimidine synthase ThiC; the encoded protein is MRRKVYAEGVPFTEVSLTDGSAVRLYDTSGPAGPDHDPAAGLPALRRPWVEGRGDVEAYEGRRPTVRDDGRAAARRANGNGAGGAGATGAAGEAPTVLRARAGRTVTQLHYARRGVITEEMAFVARREGLDPEFVRDEVARGRAIIPSNVNHPESEPMAIGRNFLVKINANIGNSSVSSSIADEVDKLRWATRWGADTVMDLSTGADIHTTREWVIRNSPVPIGTVPIYQALEKVDGQPAELTWEMYRDTIVEQCEQGVDYFTVHAGVRLAYVPMTAKRMTGIVSRGGSIMAAWCLAHHQENFLYTHFEELCEIMAAYDVAFSLGDGLRPGSIYDANDQAQLAELATLGELTKVAWGHDVQVMIEGPGHVPMHKIRENMELQLELCHEAPFYTLGPLTTDVAPGYDHITSAIGAAMIGWYGTAMLCYVTPKEHLGLPDRDDVKQGVIAYKIAAHAADLAKGHPRAQEWDDALSKARFEFRWEDQFDLALDPDTARSFHDQTLPAAPAKQAHFCSMCGPKFCSMRISQDVRDYAAAHGVGEEQAIELGMKEKAAEFRATGAVAP
- the hemE gene encoding uroporphyrinogen decarboxylase, with amino-acid sequence MPPTPPFLAACRGEPVERTPVWFMRQAGRCLPEYRAIRERYGMLDIVRSPELAAEVTMQPVRRLGVDAAILFSDIIVPLVGIGLDIALEAGTGPVVAEPFRAAADLARLRPLQPEADVPYVAETVRLLVKELDVPLIGFAGGPFTLASYLIEGGPSKTHARTKSLMFGDPETWAALTGALADLAVASLRAQVGAGAAAVQVFDSWAGQLAPADYARYVLPASRRLFEGLADLAVPRVHFGVGTGQLLELMAQAGADVVGVDWRVPLDEARHRLGPARAVQGNLDPVRLLAGPEAVAEGVADVLARNGGRPGHVFNLGWGVLPDTNPDVLARVVELVHGD
- the hemH gene encoding ferrochelatase, with product MGIDGPPVGVLLMAYGTPATPADVEAYYTHVRRGRPPTAEQLADLQRRYEAIGGTSPLLERTRAQAAALAAELGPGFVVELGMKHAPPFVEDGATALAAARVDRVVGLVLAPHFSRLSVGEYAERARRAVSLKGLRFAMVDSWFREPGYLDLLAGALAGLPVDLGEVEVVFTAHSLPVRILAEGDPYPEQLRQTADAVAVRAGLSSWSVGWQSAGRTPEPWIGPDILDVLRARAVPSVAGVASRGVVVCPAGFVSDHLEVLYDLDVEAARLAADLGLAFTRTPMPNDHPVLAATLAEVVRRRADA
- the hemG gene encoding protoporphyrinogen oxidase; amino-acid sequence: MPTPEGHVSIVGGGITGLATAWYLRQYAPGLAVTVWDASDRLGGKLRTGSLDGVAVEAGPDTFLARVPWAVELCRALGLEDELVAPATGRAYIWTRGRLRPIPEGTVLGVPARLDPLARSGIVSPAGLARAALDLVLPTSGPAAGGVAGADRSVADVVGGRLGREVVDRLVDPLIGGIHAGRADRLSLAAVAPQVAGPAAHGGSLMRALRGSLPPPTPTPAARAGPEGYGTPGGPLFLGLRGGIERLVERLVERLGGPELRLGAPVRSLDDLGRGPVVLTVPAFAAAPLIEPRSADAAGELAAITYASVVTVTLAYGEDALASGPLDGSGFLVPRVDGRLITACTWLTSKWPHLAEGRPGLVLLRASAGRAGDDRAMELDDAELVDRVHAELVEAMGLRSAPRSHFLTRWPRAFPQYDVGHQARVARIESALAADAPGVTVAGAAYRGVGIAACIQQARQAALSLAGG
- a CDS encoding aldehyde dehydrogenase family protein, with the translated sequence MSSATVLVRSPFDGQVVGEVAAHGPGDVDRAVSAAQAALDGCPLPPWERAEVLERAARLLADPGRSEALARTIAAESAKPLKTARVEARRAVTTFTAGVSAARTLTGDMVPIDAAEIGQGRLAFTLRLPIGVVGAITPFNFPLNLVAHKLAPAIAAGCPVVLKPASQTPLTALALADLLAEAGLPDGHLAVVTGSGATVGSALVEHPGVAYLTFTGSGEVGWDLRARAGRKKVALELGNNSPVVIEADGDWQRAARTISVAGFAHAGQSCVSTQRVYVHRSVAGPFCDLLGELVAALVVGDPMDEATDVSALITTGDRDRVKAWVDEAVAGGATVVTGGDVVDGLLRPTVLADVTPDMRVCRDEVFGPVVAVAAYDDIDEALRLADDTRYGLQAGIFTASLPVALAAARRLNFGTVLVNEVPTWRADQMPYGGVRSSGNTKEGPLWAAREMTDERLIVLGP